Genomic DNA from Theropithecus gelada isolate Dixy chromosome 1, Tgel_1.0, whole genome shotgun sequence:
ACCAAAACtctgaaagaagaaatggaaagctTAAAGAAGATAGTGAAGGACCTAGAGGCTTCCCACCAGCACAGTAGCCCTAATGAGCAATTGAAGAAACCAGTAACTGTGTCCAAAGGCACAGCAACTGAGCCTCTCATGCTAATGTCTGTGTTTTGCCAAACAGAGAGTTTTCCAGCAGAAAGAACCCATGGGAGCAACATAGCCAAGATGACAAACACTGGGCTGCCTGGTCCTGCCACTCCTGCTTACTCATATGCAAAAACCAATGGCCATTGTGACCCAGAGATACAAACTACCAGGGAGCTGACTACAGGCAACAATGTAGAAAACCAAGTGCCTCCACGGGAAAAATCTGTGGCACTGGCCCAAGAGAAACCAGTGGAGAATGGTGGGTGTCCTGTGGGGATTGAGACTCCAGTCCCAATACCCAGTCCACTCCCTTCCAGTGGGAGCTCACTGTCTCCCAGCAGCACTGCCTCCTCCTCTCTAACATCCTCTCCTTGCTCTTCGCCGGTACTCACTAAGCGTTTATTAGGGTCATCAGCTAGCAGCCCTGGCTACCAATCATCCTACCAAGTAGGGATCAACCAACGGTTCCATGCAGCTCGGCACAAATTTCAGTCCCAAGCAGATCAGGAGCAACAAGCCAGTGGCCTACAAAGCCCTCCATCCAGGGATTTATCTCCCACCCTCATAGACAACTCTGCCGCCAAGCAGCTGGCCCGAAACACAGTCACTCAGGTGCTCTCCAGATTCACTAGCCAACAAGGGCCAATCAAGCCAGTCTCTCCCAACAGCTCTCCCTTTGGCACAGACTATCGAAATCTGGCCAATACTGCCAATGCAAGAGGTGACACAAGCCATTCACCTACTCCAGGGAAAGTGTCCAGTCCCCTGAGCCCCCTGTCTCCAGGAATCAAGTCCCCAACCATCCCCAGAGCTGAGAGAGGAAACCCTCCACCCATCCCACCCAAAAAACCTGGCCTCACCCCTTCTCCATCTGCTACCACTCCACTGACCAAAACTCATTCCCAGGCAGCCTCTTTGACCACCACAGAAGACCTTGCCAGCAGCTGCTCTTCCAATACTGTTGTAGCAAATGGTAAGGATGTTGAGTTACTTTTGCCTACCAGCAGCTAGTCCCTAGGAGGGAGTCTCCACGTTTGACATTCCATCAGATTTCGTCCAAGAGCTCAGTCAGACTTTTGAGTCagattatgttatttattttgatagtAACTGAAACCATCTGTATAATACATTTAGTGTATTtcaccattttgtattttttaagtagaaactgAGTAGTTTGGATTTTTATGGCTCACATCTTTTTACTGAAGCCAGAAAGGCACCTCAAAGATGTCTCAAGCTCAGCAGTCACCGTCATGTTGTGATGAAGAAAGCAAATCACCAGGTGGTGATTTGGTATCTATTTGGGAACTAAAATCACTCAACACTCATTTTGAATTATGCAGAAGTGGTTCATGCAGATTTTTATTCCAGATGAACATGTTTTAAAAGTGCCTGAAATATGACTGCCATATGAATGTGATTCTGcagcaaaaaacacaaaatggatCATTTAATTGCAGAAAATGACATCCTCTGCgaattttgaatgttaaaaaCCAACACTGCTTTTGAttctcttttaatgttttaatacaaGCTTTGTGTTCTGAAACAAGGCTGCATATGTAGAATGGGAATCCTTCTAAAGGTGGGTGTGAACTCACCACAAGCTGAGCTTTATAGAGCCCTTGAGAAACCCTCCTGAGAAAATCAGTTGGGGTGCTGATTTTCTTGTACTTTTGAAAAATTGAGTCACCCCCAGTTTCCTGCATAAGTTCTTGAACAGAATGAAATCACATCTCCATTCAAAAAATGTCTCAGACATCTACTGTTGTGTAAGGAACTTCTGATTCTGATTGCTGTTACTTGAATAGGAAATGGTTACTCATTCTGTATAAAAGTTTTGCAACAGAATGAAATTTTTATTCTGTAATCAAAAAGCAATAACTTGAAATTCACTCTTTGTAATATTATAAGTCAGAATTATACAAGTTTTACCAAATTGTTACACTTATTCTCCAAGCTGCCAGAACCTGGTATCTGTATCTCTAAAACCAAATTAACTTTTGTTTAAATGGGAAGTATACATAGATCTGTACAGAAACATTACCCCTTTACATGTTTAACATACACACActtaaacacataaatattaGTGTGATTATATCTTTGGAGTTTGCAATATAGCATAAAGGACAAGTAGAACTGCACATTAAGATTACCTACCAAAGCAACTAGATGTGGCTGGGACGCAATCAAAGGAGGAGTTTTGTCCACAGGATGGTGGGGAAATTCCAAATGAAGCCCAGATCTTCAGTATCATAAAAAGGcagagctggccaggcacagtggctcatgcctgtaatcctatcactttgggaggctgagatgggaggatcgcttgagaccaggtgttcaagaccagcctcatcaacatagcgagaccccatctctattaaaaaaaataaataggcagaaCTAAACTAGCCCCAGTGTCACAAAACTCAACTGGTCATATAAATGAGTGAAACAGGCCTCTCAAGCGGTGTAAAACAGCTGGGAGTAGTGGGAGCTGTGGCAAACTGAAGTGCCCAAGCCCCATTTAAAAAGGGCATCTGTTCAGCTCCATCTGCTTGCTGCCATGCAAGAATGCTAAACCAGGATAACCAGTTCTTCACATTTTTTGAAATCCAGATTTTCATGAGaaacattctcatttttaaatatcaagaactgattttaaaatgtttaaatagtgCTGGTTAAACAAACACTTCTGCAGCTGGATTTAGGTTGCAAGCTGCCAAGTTGCAACCTCTTTCATTCTAGAAACTTCTGTCATTTTCATCATAGCAAATCTATGTGGACAAAAGCCTCCAAACTTTCCAACTGTGTAGGCCAGTACAGCTGGCAAGGTTCATAGAATATAATGACTATCCCCCTCTGCCAAATAAGACTATCCACAACCCAGCTCAGACACAGTGGTTATTTGGATTTTGTGTCCATACAGGGGAAGCCTTGGTGTCCTCACATACATTCTCCTAGCCAACATCTATCcagcagccctgacctcctgctATAATTTAAGTCTATTTCCTTTTAGTCTAATAAGAGTTGATAGTAAAAAGGCAGGTGATGGAAATCAGTGTATAAATCACAATGGAGTATATTGGCAACTCCACAGCTTATAGTTTGATAAAGGCAAATacgtgaaaaataaaaatgctactaaTGCCCCAAGGTGTCTATCAAAATGATGTAGGAGGTATCTTAAACTGTCCAAAGCAATCATGCATTGAACTTTATAAAACTGTGCAGAGCCAAAATGAATAGTGTTGGTAAAATAGTTAAACTTTCTAAACTGGAGAGGAGGCTACAGTGCCAGAGAGTTGTTGTCTGTTTTGCTTTAAATGGTAATCTTAAAAGTTGCATTGTGCTCTTCCTTTGTTTGGggatagatatatatagagagagatactATAAGGAAGTTTATTTCTTAGGAAGTGCACTGAATAATGCATTTCTTTTACAGTGTAATATGGGGGTGGGGATATgcaaaagaaatgtgtatttttgctAGTTGCCTATCTTCTGAGATAAATAAGCACAATCTTGCAATGGATCCAATAACCCAGTTAGGTATTATAGATTAGTATTTAAGTTTGCtgtagattgtgtgtgtgtgctaagTAAAAGTTCCATGATTCACAATTTTAGTATTAACCCATGTTGCAAAAGCTGTTACTGGCCAACAGATTGTAATGATGTGTACCATATAACACAAGCATTAACTAGGCATTAACGTTTGTAAAGCCAAATACACCATGCAGAAGTCTTCATTTTTATAACAGACTACATTAAAACAAGTTAAATCATGCTGTTTGGGGGGAAAATAGTCTTGTTTGTACAAAGTGAAAAATGGCACAATTTGGGCATATTTTGTTGGGAAGAGGGGTTGGTATAGAGGGAGCACTTGACTGTGGCTTTGACAAACCAAATGAAGTCAATGACCCATCCAGGTTAGACTCCCTAAGGAACTAAAACATTGATTTTCTTTAGAGTCTTAGAGCTGGAAAAAGCCTTTACAATAATCCAGTCTGtgattttttaaaccatttgGTGGTTCTGGACCTTTTTGAGAATCTTAGAAAAGACATAAAGTTTATCCCTAGAAAAATGAATATGCCTATATGCAAAATTTGTTTGATGGCTTCATAGGATCCAAAGACCCTGAAGCCATCCATGGCTCACGTATTCCTGCTTAAGAAAGCATAGTCTTGTTCTgccctctcattttacaaatgattaATGCAACCCTTTTCAACTACTCCAGTGCTGTTGTTGCTGCAATGTTAGCAAATGCAAGCCAGACAGAAGCACTTGAAAATCCTTTGATGTACAAAAATGTTCAAACAGTGTGGATGTTTACATATCTGATGTTGCCAGCATTTAAGCCAATTAATGATCATTTCAACAAATAGTAGCTATATCCAGTTTCCCTTAATAGCCTGTCAGCAGTGCTGCCTTGTCaatttgtgtgcgtgtgtgtgtgtctgtgtgtgtgaattcATAAGGAGTGCTTCTGATGCGTAGTCCTTGAAATGGAACTTCAAATGTCTTTCGAAACGCTGGCTTCAAAATAGGATGTGTTTTCCTAATGAATCAGAAGTGGGCAGTGAGCATTGTTCCacaggaataatttttaatttaatttctatcAAACTAGTTGAGAAATGAGAGCCTGTCCACCCACTATTTGTATATCAATGGCCAATTCATTagtaaaaataaaggaggagaaaggagactggagtagtggttctcaaactttactgTGTGTTAGTATAACCTGGGAAGCCAGGTAAAATAAAGATTTCTGGAGATTGGATCCTCTGACTAGCTGATGCAGCTAGTCTGTTTTGAGCAACAGTCCTTCGTAGCCCTTACCTGTTCTTTCACAACAACTTGCTATTTGCCTCTGACCCAAGGAAATGTCTTAAGCTCCTGAAACTGGTTTGGCAGAATGTCAGTGATATTCAGAGTCAAGAGTGCCTACATATGAGTACCAAGCACCATGCTAATGATTTCACATACATATTACCTTATTAATCCTCACACGGGTGCTGTGTGGTGTTATTATCTCTAGTGTAGTGATGAGGTAGTTGAGGGTAGAGATTTGTACAAGCAGCCTCAGCATATGACAGCCAGGATTTAAATCCTAGTGCTTTGTTCTTTCACTACCGGTATTTCCCAAATGAGAGTCTCCTGGAGCTCTTGTTAAACATACAGATTCCCAGGCTCCTCCCCTGGCGATTCTGATTTCAGCAGGCTAAGGTGGAGCTCTAGATAAATGCCTTGGTGATTCTTCAGATAGAGCAAGTTTAGAATATCCTGCAGGACACCATACTGCTCCACAGCCCCCCTAGAAGACCTGCATCAGGTcagataaatggaacaaaaacaaaacatcattAATTCCCCTCAAACAACGTGTTTTTTAAGTATCTACGATGAACCAGAAAGCAAGGTAGTTACTAAGAAAGATACAAGTTTAATCCTGTTCCCTGCCCTTAGGGTACTCACAATCTAGTTGGGGAagcaaaacattaacaaaatgataCATGATGAGTCCAGAGGCAACAGTTTGATAGAATAATGCAGGTGAGCTTTTAAAAACCATAgggagggccaggcacggtggctcacgcctgtaatcccagcacttttgggaggccgaggcaggcggatcacgaggtcaggagaacgagaccgtctttgctaacacggtgaaaccccgtctctactaaaaaatacaaaacattagccgggcatggtggcgggcgcctgtagtcccagctactcaggaggctgaggcaggagaatggcatgaacccgggaggcggagcttgcagtgagccaagatcacaccactgcactccagcctgggcgatggtcgagcaaggctccatctaaaaaaataaaaccatacagAGTTATTGAAGGTGGTTCTGGTGAAAGCACTCTGGTAGCTCAGAGGTAACACAGCTCTTTATGGGCAGGAAAACGTTAACTGGAAAGGGAATGAatgtcttttctcctctttccaggGCATTATTTACCTGGAGTTCTGTAACATGTccctgtgtttgttttttgttttcattggctTGTCTTGATTCTAGGATAAGGTCAGAGGCACAGGACGTCCCCAAGAGCTGAGTTCTGTTTCAGGGAGACTGACAGACACCAGTGAGTGCTTTCTGCAAGGGTTGGGGCTGACCTAAGAAAGAGCTCCCAGGTCACAGCATTCTGCAATACATTGTCCGGTAACGTGTAGGGAAGATCTAGGAACACGCAAAAGGCAGTTTGAAAAAGGACCGGTTGCCAAAATAGCATATT
This window encodes:
- the CTTNBP2NL gene encoding CTTNBP2 N-terminal-like protein isoform X2, which codes for MNLEKLSKPELLTLFSILEGELEARDLVIEALKAQNRDTFIEERYGKYNISDPLMALQRDFETLKEKNDGEKQPVCTNPLSILKVVMKQCKNMQERMLSQLAAAESRHRKVILDLEEERQRHAQDTAEGDDVTYMLEKERERLTQQLEFEKSQVKKFEKEQKKLSSQLEEERSRHKQLSSMLVLECKKATNKAAEEGQKAGELSLKLEKEKSRVSKLEEELAAERKRGLQTEAQVEKQLSEFDIEREQLRAKLNREENRTKTLKEEMESLKKIVKDLEASHQHSSPNEQLKKPVTVSKGTATEPLMLMSVFCQTESFPAERTHGSNIAKMTNTGLPGPATPAYSYAKTNGHCDPEIQTTRELTTGNNVENQVPPREKSVALAQEKPVENGGCPVGIETPVPIPSPLPSSGSSLSPSSTASSSLTSSPCSSPVLTKRLLGSSASSPGYQSSYQVGINQRFHAARHKFQSQADQEQQASGLQSPPSRDLSPTLIDNSAAKQLARNTVTQVLSRFTSQQGPIKPVSPNSSPFGTDYRNLANTANARGDTSHSPTPGKVSSPLSPLSPGIKSPTIPRAERGNPPPIPPKKPGLTPSPSATTPLTKTHSQAASLTTTEDLASSCSSNTVVANG
- the CTTNBP2NL gene encoding CTTNBP2 N-terminal-like protein isoform X3, whose translation is MNLEKLSKPELLTLFSILEGELEARDLVIEALKAQNRDTFIEERYGKYNISDPLMALQRDFETLKEKNDGEKQPVCTNPLSILKVVMKQCKNMQERMLSQLAAAESRHRKLEFEKSQVKKFEKEQKKLSSQLEEERSRHKQLSSMLVLECKKATNKAAEEGQKAGELSLKLEKEKSRVSKLEEELAAERKRGLQTEAQVEKQLSEFDIEREQLRAKLNREENRTKTLKEEMESLKKIVKDLEASHQHSSPNEQLKKPVTVSKGTATEPLMLMSVFCQTESFPAERTHGSNIAKMTNTGLPGPATPAYSYAKTNGHCDPEIQTTRELTTGNNVENQVPPREKSVALAQEKPVENGGCPVGIETPVPIPSPLPSSGSSLSPSSTASSSLTSSPCSSPVLTKRLLGSSASSPGYQSSYQVGINQRFHAARHKFQSQADQEQQASGLQSPPSRDLSPTLIDNSAAKQLARNTVTQVLSRFTSQQGPIKPVSPNSSPFGTDYRNLANTANARGDTSHSPTPGKVSSPLSPLSPGIKSPTIPRAERGNPPPIPPKKPGLTPSPSATTPLTKTHSQAASLTTTEDLASSCSSNTVVANGKDVELLLPTSS
- the CTTNBP2NL gene encoding CTTNBP2 N-terminal-like protein isoform X1, with the protein product MNLEKLSKPELLTLFSILEGELEARDLVIEALKAQNRDTFIEERYGKYNISDPLMALQRDFETLKEKNDGEKQPVCTNPLSILKVVMKQCKNMQERMLSQLAAAESRHRKVILDLEEERQRHAQDTAEGDDVTYMLEKERERLTQQLEFEKSQVKKFEKEQKKLSSQLEEERSRHKQLSSMLVLECKKATNKAAEEGQKAGELSLKLEKEKSRVSKLEEELAAERKRGLQTEAQVEKQLSEFDIEREQLRAKLNREENRTKTLKEEMESLKKIVKDLEASHQHSSPNEQLKKPVTVSKGTATEPLMLMSVFCQTESFPAERTHGSNIAKMTNTGLPGPATPAYSYAKTNGHCDPEIQTTRELTTGNNVENQVPPREKSVALAQEKPVENGGCPVGIETPVPIPSPLPSSGSSLSPSSTASSSLTSSPCSSPVLTKRLLGSSASSPGYQSSYQVGINQRFHAARHKFQSQADQEQQASGLQSPPSRDLSPTLIDNSAAKQLARNTVTQVLSRFTSQQGPIKPVSPNSSPFGTDYRNLANTANARGDTSHSPTPGKVSSPLSPLSPGIKSPTIPRAERGNPPPIPPKKPGLTPSPSATTPLTKTHSQAASLTTTEDLASSCSSNTVVANGKDVELLLPTSS